Genomic window (Desulfobulbaceae bacterium):
GGGGACCGTTTATCCACTGCTCTCTACTCACAGGATGAATGGACAATCGCCCCAGCTGGACAGTTTTCTGCGCAGGCACAGCACTCAATGCACTCGTCGATGGCAACCGGCACGGTCTTATCCCCCTGTAGTTCGTAAACTGTGGTTGGACAAATTTCAACACAGGTTCCGTTGCCATTGCACTTGTCGTAGTCAACCTTGATTGTGACCTTATCTCCTTCCCATGTCCTGATGTCCATGTGCTGCTCCTGTTCCGTTGGTCAGTATAGTGATCAAGCTGAAATTGTCCTCAGCAAAGGCTCTTAAGGCAAGCAAGGGAGGATGAATGCAATTTAATTTGGTCGGAAGCAATTGCGACACTAAAGGAAGGAGGACCAATAAAAAGGACACTTGTTCTGGAGGGATAATACTCAATCCCCCCAGAATGACAGCAATATGTTTAGAGTAAGGCGGCAACAGCCTGATTGGCGATGGTAAGCATCTGCTCGGGGATGACACCCATGGTGATAATGGCGAGGATCAGGGCAATGCTGAGCGCCTTGGTGGTGAAGTTGACTTCAATTGCGTCAGTCGCGGTCGGTTGGTCGCAATATGCAACCTTGAGCACAGAGAGATAATAGTAGATAGCGATGGCGGTGTTCAAGGCAGCGAGAATGACCAGCGTAAGCTGCTTTGCCTGAAGTGCGCCTGCTAAGAGCATAAATTTGCCCATGAAGCCGACAAAGGGGGGAATCCCGGCCAATGCCATCATTCCGGTGGCCAGGGTGAAAGCCATCAGGGGAGACCGGTGGTAGAGCCCGCTCAGATCGGCAATTTCGATATTCTCGCCCTTTTTACTTACTTGGCAAAGCACCAGGAAGCAGGCCATGTTCATCAGTACATACCCGACAATGTAAAAGATTGAGGTCGCATATCCCTCCTGCTGTAGTGTCAGCAGGCCGAGCAGGACAAATCCGGCATGAGCTATGCCGGAGAAACCCAAGAGTCGTTTGATATCCTTCTGAACGAGTGCGGCTAGGTTGCCGTAAAACATTGAGCAAATAGCGCAAATCACCAGCAGTTTGACAATCATGGTCCCTTCTGGTGCGGCCAGCATGGTGATACGGATCAGAATTGCTACCGCTCCAAGTTTTGGCACCGAGGCGATGAAGGAGGTGGTTTCGTTGGCGGCCCCTTGGTATACATCGGGTACCCAGAAGTGGAAGGGGAAGACTGCAAGCTTAAAGAGAAAACCGGACAGGACCATGGCGATGCCGACAATGGCCGCGGGTTCTTTGATCAGCTTTGGTAGGAGGTCCGCGATTTCAGAGAGATAGGTGGTGCCAGTCAGACCGAAGAGGTAACTCATGCCGAAGAGCATAATCCCGGTGGTCATCACCGCGAACATGATATATTTGACGCCTGCTTCCATCTGGGTCCGCAGTCCTTCGCGGTCATCGCGCATAGGGACCATCAGGTAGAGGGAAAAGGAAGAGAGTTCAAGCGCCACAAAGAGGGTGATCAGTTCAACGCTTGAGACCAGCATCACCAGACCCAGAGAGCTTAAGACCAGAAAGAGGTAGTACTCTGGCTTCATCCTGGGGGTAATATCTTTCATTTCATTGCTGAAGAGCAGGACCACTGTCATGCTGATGGTAATCAAAACCTTGAACAACTGTGAAAACATGTCAATCTGGTAGGCCTTGAAAAATAGGAAGCCATTCTGGTTGATCGAGGCGATGCTGACGATAGATGCGGCTATTCCGATTAGAACGGCCATCTTTCGCGCATGGTTATTGTTAGCGGTCAGGGTGAAGATAAAGAGCAGCAGACTCCCTAGCAGGAGGATGAGCTCGGGAGCGAAGAGCATAAGTTTCATGAGGTTTTCCTAGGTGATCGTTGTGGCCGTAAGATCACGGCATAAGCCCGACAACTGCCGTGCTATTAGCCGCACTCGCAACTTGTTCCAGGAGATGAGCGACACTGGTGTGCATCACCGAGAGAAAAGGTTCCGGCCCTAATCCAATCCAGAAGACAAAAAGAAGAAACGGGGCTAGAATTACCATCTCCCGGCCATTGAGATCATTGAGCTTCTGTTTAGGGTTGTCAACACCGCCCCAAATAACCTTCTGCAGCATCCGCAGCATATAGGCAGCAGCCAAGATGGCCCCTGGGATAGCTGCGCCGGCAATGATGAGATTTCGGCTGAATCCGCCAGCCAAGATCAGGAATTCGCCGATAAATGAATTAGTGCCGGGAAACGCCAGAGAAGAGAGTGAGAAAAAGGCCAGAAAGGTAACAAATATCGGCATCTGTTTGCCGATGCCTGAGGCTTGATCCAGTTCCCTGCTGTGGGTTCGCTCGTAGATCATGCCCACACAGAGGAAAAGGGCGCCGGTGGTGACACCGTGGTTGATCATCTGTAGGATCGCGCCTTCGATGCCCTGGACATTAAGGACAAAGATACCGAGAGTGACGAAGCCCATGTGACCGACTGAAGAGTAGGCGATCAGTTTTTTCATGTCCTTCTGGGCCAGGGCAGTGAAACCGCCATAGAGAATGGCGACGACTGACAACCACAAGATGTATGGCATCAGCGTGATAGTGGCAAGCGGGGTGATGGGCAGACAGAAGCGCAAAAATCCATAAGTACCCATCTTCAGCAAAATACTGGCCAGGATGACGGAGCCCGCGGTTGGCGCCTCAACGTGAGCGGCAGGCAGCCAGGTATG
Coding sequences:
- a CDS encoding ferredoxin family protein — its product is MDIRTWEGDKVTIKVDYDKCNGNGTCVEICPTTVYELQGDKTVPVAIDECIECCACAENCPAGAIVHSSCE
- a CDS encoding NADH-quinone oxidoreductase subunit M, yielding MDFLVMNEGFPLLSVLIFMPLAGALVTMFLPSESAARAWALIVTTACALLSISLYTGFDASTAQYQFGEHHPWISQWNINYTLGVDGISLLLILLTTMIMPFCVLASWNYIAKRVKAFMVCLMVMECAMIGVFAALDFVLFYILWEAMLIPMYLIIGIWGGPRKIYASIKFFIYTLAGSVMLLVAIIALYLTSAPHTFSIPMLMGGQYSSTFQLLVFLAFFLAFAIKVPMFPFHTWLPAAHVEAPTAGSVILASILLKMGTYGFLRFCLPITPLATITLMPYILWLSVVAILYGGFTALAQKDMKKLIAYSSVGHMGFVTLGIFVLNVQGIEGAILQMINHGVTTGALFLCVGMIYERTHSRELDQASGIGKQMPIFVTFLAFFSLSSLAFPGTNSFIGEFLILAGGFSRNLIIAGAAIPGAILAAAYMLRMLQKVIWGGVDNPKQKLNDLNGREMVILAPFLLFVFWIGLGPEPFLSVMHTSVAHLLEQVASAANSTAVVGLMP
- a CDS encoding NADH-quinone oxidoreductase subunit N; the protein is MLFAPELILLLGSLLLFIFTLTANNNHARKMAVLIGIAASIVSIASINQNGFLFFKAYQIDMFSQLFKVLITISMTVVLLFSNEMKDITPRMKPEYYLFLVLSSLGLVMLVSSVELITLFVALELSSFSLYLMVPMRDDREGLRTQMEAGVKYIMFAVMTTGIMLFGMSYLFGLTGTTYLSEIADLLPKLIKEPAAIVGIAMVLSGFLFKLAVFPFHFWVPDVYQGAANETTSFIASVPKLGAVAILIRITMLAAPEGTMIVKLLVICAICSMFYGNLAALVQKDIKRLLGFSGIAHAGFVLLGLLTLQQEGYATSIFYIVGYVLMNMACFLVLCQVSKKGENIEIADLSGLYHRSPLMAFTLATGMMALAGIPPFVGFMGKFMLLAGALQAKQLTLVILAALNTAIAIYYYLSVLKVAYCDQPTATDAIEVNFTTKALSIALILAIITMGVIPEQMLTIANQAVAALL